The Citrifermentans bemidjiense Bem genome window below encodes:
- a CDS encoding radical SAM/SPASM domain-containing protein → MQLQCSVLGKDVEITDTSTPVISPYWRLKRNGDWTLLCRYAAEQSDYSLVSPLVGATLSLMDGRLAFRHLCLIVQYAQGFENLEAAKEFVTKVILATNKECDAVVDMTPELEPFAVKMDPLRFASNMSGPQEQKRPAAPLSLNLMFSNECETNCSYCQAQRRYLPENTLLPAKRWKEIIGEAKSLGIEQVTLSGGDPLYRKEALALIGELIAKDMLFQLPTKCCITEEIAERLVEVGMTNPINQYLREIQLTIDGPDEGPAHKSGHVSKSVQSIRNLKARGFNFRVKAVATPVNASRIYPWIKQLVEMGVTQITVAAYAKVYHKHNGNLSLSSHDKFSIAQQCQKARSDFPEISLSTSGIGPAPGAEQCMESASVFKPGPIEISVDIGDESSGKISYWKSRTQCAGGRTSMTVTPDGKVVLCDTVPQDESFFVGDVSTQSLLEVWNSECLLNFAYPSREKFKGSACYDCDKLEECQSKAGHCFRDSYFNFGTIFGPAANCPVAQRQA, encoded by the coding sequence ATGCAACTGCAATGTTCCGTGCTGGGCAAGGATGTCGAGATCACAGACACTTCAACGCCGGTGATATCGCCCTACTGGCGGCTAAAACGAAACGGAGACTGGACTTTACTCTGCAGATATGCAGCTGAACAAAGCGACTATTCCCTGGTTTCACCGTTAGTGGGAGCGACGCTTTCCCTCATGGACGGACGGCTCGCCTTCAGGCACCTGTGCCTGATCGTCCAGTACGCCCAAGGTTTTGAGAATCTCGAAGCTGCAAAAGAATTCGTTACCAAAGTGATCCTTGCCACAAATAAGGAATGTGACGCCGTAGTTGACATGACACCCGAACTCGAGCCCTTCGCGGTCAAAATGGACCCGTTGCGGTTCGCCTCTAACATGTCGGGGCCGCAGGAGCAGAAAAGGCCGGCAGCACCGCTGTCGTTGAACCTGATGTTCTCAAACGAATGCGAGACCAACTGCAGCTATTGTCAAGCGCAGCGTCGCTACCTGCCGGAGAACACATTGCTCCCTGCAAAGCGATGGAAGGAGATCATAGGGGAAGCCAAATCCCTGGGTATAGAGCAGGTGACTCTTTCCGGGGGAGATCCGCTATACAGAAAGGAAGCCTTAGCACTGATCGGCGAGCTAATCGCAAAGGATATGCTGTTCCAGCTTCCGACTAAATGCTGCATCACAGAAGAAATCGCGGAACGGTTGGTAGAAGTAGGAATGACCAATCCCATCAATCAGTATCTGCGCGAGATACAGCTGACCATCGACGGGCCGGACGAAGGACCAGCTCACAAAAGCGGTCATGTCAGCAAATCAGTCCAAAGCATCAGGAATCTGAAAGCACGAGGGTTCAACTTTCGAGTCAAAGCCGTGGCTACGCCGGTCAATGCCTCGCGAATATATCCATGGATCAAACAGCTGGTAGAGATGGGAGTTACGCAGATAACAGTCGCGGCCTACGCGAAAGTTTATCATAAACATAACGGCAACTTATCTTTGAGCAGCCATGACAAGTTTTCAATTGCCCAACAGTGCCAAAAGGCAAGATCCGACTTTCCGGAGATCAGCCTTAGCACAAGCGGTATTGGTCCCGCGCCAGGCGCCGAACAGTGCATGGAATCGGCATCGGTATTCAAACCTGGGCCGATCGAGATATCAGTGGACATAGGCGACGAAAGTTCCGGTAAGATCAGCTACTGGAAAAGTCGGACGCAGTGTGCCGGCGGCCGTACCAGTATGACGGTAACTCCGGATGGGAAAGTGGTCCTTTGTGATACGGTGCCACAGGATGAGTCATTCTTTGTGGGGGACGTATCGACCCAGTCTCTGCTTGAAGTGTGGAATAGTGAATGCCTGCTGAACTTCGCCTATCCTTCCAGGGAGAAGTTCAAGGGGTCTGCTTGTTACGACTGCGACAAACTTGAGGAGTGCCAGAGTAAGGCAGGGCACTGTTTCAGAGATTCCTATTTTAACTTCGGTACCATCTTCGGGCCTGCTGCCAACTGCCCGGTGGCACAGAGGCAGGCATAG